One Myxococcus guangdongensis DNA segment encodes these proteins:
- a CDS encoding zf-HC2 domain-containing protein translates to MKPQNLHAHEDRLLDFAYGELSTSEAQVVESHLQGCARCTQALDDIRGVRVTMSQLSEEPAPDAGLESLLAYAQQSARRAAAGPEPKPSRWRRWMLPVVGLASVGALGIVSFMAVSPDLTRPNLAQVEARVVKAEPSSVDAPPPPTAGMAPAPAAAAYAESAQSAEAEREQADARLMQETRERNAFGERQNQMARRAEGWDQDGSGGGVGSVSPREASRSKSKGAPSLPAASIPVMPKAAPKDLEKRSAQSDELSPVMEASQGKVARRESLRLGGSSSAKKEASAAMDDALPAGAAWEEAEGAPAMESAAEPLPQAVVAQPPPAPPKDDASIERSLASRSAPAPAKSQEAPLVMRPTSPKAPAAAPEAAKEDKAQRPSVRELSLKAEAAFRDGDRAREAGLLNLALNAGASGTERTGLLNRLCDAELALGRRREGLAACRQVIQESPGSSAAQAARRRLSREADSVETPSEPSQPTP, encoded by the coding sequence ATGAAGCCGCAGAACCTCCATGCTCACGAGGACCGGCTCCTCGACTTCGCCTATGGCGAGCTCTCCACGTCAGAAGCCCAGGTAGTGGAGTCGCACTTGCAGGGCTGTGCGCGCTGCACCCAGGCGCTGGACGACATCCGTGGCGTGCGCGTCACCATGTCGCAGCTCTCCGAGGAGCCGGCGCCGGACGCGGGCCTGGAGTCCCTGCTGGCCTACGCGCAGCAGTCCGCGCGCCGGGCCGCGGCCGGCCCCGAGCCCAAGCCCTCCCGCTGGCGCCGCTGGATGTTGCCCGTCGTGGGGCTCGCCTCGGTGGGCGCGCTGGGCATCGTCTCGTTCATGGCCGTCTCGCCCGACCTGACCCGCCCCAACCTGGCGCAGGTGGAGGCCCGGGTGGTGAAGGCGGAGCCGTCCTCGGTGGACGCCCCTCCGCCGCCGACCGCGGGCATGGCCCCGGCTCCGGCCGCGGCGGCGTACGCGGAATCGGCACAGTCCGCCGAGGCGGAGCGCGAGCAGGCGGATGCCCGGCTCATGCAGGAGACCCGGGAGCGCAACGCGTTCGGCGAACGGCAGAACCAGATGGCCCGCCGCGCGGAAGGATGGGACCAGGACGGCAGTGGAGGCGGAGTCGGCTCGGTGAGCCCCCGCGAGGCGTCCAGGTCCAAGTCGAAGGGCGCGCCCTCGCTGCCTGCGGCTTCGATTCCGGTGATGCCGAAGGCCGCGCCGAAGGACCTGGAGAAGCGCTCCGCTCAGAGCGACGAGCTGTCCCCCGTGATGGAGGCATCGCAAGGGAAGGTGGCTCGCCGGGAGTCGCTGCGGCTCGGGGGCTCGAGCTCGGCGAAGAAGGAGGCCAGCGCGGCCATGGACGACGCGTTGCCAGCGGGCGCCGCGTGGGAGGAGGCAGAGGGCGCCCCGGCGATGGAGTCCGCCGCGGAGCCGCTGCCCCAGGCCGTCGTCGCCCAGCCTCCGCCGGCACCGCCCAAGGACGATGCCAGCATCGAACGTTCGCTCGCCTCGAGGTCGGCGCCGGCGCCGGCGAAGTCGCAGGAGGCGCCCCTGGTGATGCGGCCCACGAGTCCCAAGGCGCCTGCGGCGGCCCCCGAGGCCGCGAAGGAGGACAAGGCCCAGCGTCCCTCCGTCCGCGAGCTGTCGCTCAAGGCCGAAGCCGCGTTCCGGGATGGCGACCGGGCCCGGGAGGCGGGTCTTTTGAACCTCGCCTTGAACGCAGGCGCCTCCGGGACGGAGCGTACGGGTTTGCTCAACCGGCTGTGCGATGCCGAGCTCGCGCTGGGACGCCGACGTGAGGGGTTGGCCGCGTGTCGACAGGTGATCCAGGAATCTCCGGGCTCCAGCGCCGCACAGGCGGCCCGGCGGCGCCTGAGTCGCGAGGCTGACTCGGTTGAAACACCTTCCGAGCCTTCCCAACCCA